A stretch of Toxoplasma gondii ME49 chromosome V, whole genome shotgun sequence DNA encodes these proteins:
- a CDS encoding hypothetical protein (encoded by transcript TGME49_213020), with translation MKLARSQQRPGISGDAGGAEEPLSDPLNGLSPSVASHPACGRFVSVRALHKSSRSAGGGADLPATSSSSAPESPSASRPLSRLSSGVGTLCGTRRGQDSRFGGSGVLTRVMSLLRSSGRIAARKRQPQSTTDLSFSVRPSPGGSSDSAEEGDTRQKSREAAEESSEVGGGSRSVMHWKTPASSSVLERPSSPTSSCTSFPSSSPSSPSSSVPFVSWRGRLRNATAERLRSLKRPEGDEALETSTSGWSLKFKTAAPESRQSSLSSSRVAVAHQVSLPFTVPSGEASTRGQRTCPGGDSEAKNVGASSFPAPSRETRRERENEERDEPEGQGEGSGEAATSTEDERLGISRRCRIAHASADQEREAGDREGETDRGREDEEGVNSEESSEDESQDESEEDSMQGLLNERCSFSILSATPCRSSVLSFVESSASPVALEEGRERAALIPALLPSAEEGDAESFRNRGGDGEYREAANDSSERLQSPRVPQTDFPRPAASDLSLSSCDPQNPLAAENAFCRERPRLRSSTVASTPENFEAAALSSFDESSEVPGEGALPALCPSPHGSPGPSLSPEPSLSPEPSLPPESSLPPESSLPPEPSLPPEPSLPQEPSLSQETAADVSSPVLSASAPLASSADLLSFLRPEFEGAQSTVSRPARELTRGMRASPRAPGVLPEPTHPPAGTAAGLGLESSLAASPERREADSVPRRRTGRRAVVVHDGLSSERRQRRSVEVSRLFSAIGDLVAEAHEEGERSVRERGQREAARRADATQETESTQGEAERAQETDAIAETRETAEASSSSPVDLEAVLTVLAPTELHRAAAAAAARALEEGAVELPAFSARGLSGTERDADSLWTVSQSVEILWAATKAKRRRECVQRGFLKSLEAVHEPFTCPVCLETFMPAEAQGRGAGEERGGEKSRATEAASVQDRTGTAEVEEKEGSTESSVDRMVVRNGESERRGGEEDARTREEVRDVGGLGETVQTASADVCIAGRGEARRNEAGRDNACERFLQRGAVEVHDVSAWTAPVRPTPRLSSEVARHRSTATARESLEESVGGEPRVDVASARLARTEETGSAREDAGDEASVPTERPAARPLRSTGALAPPGSRPVDRRRVSVQSVAAGSEEGEDAETALPDIVSLTGRCRHEVCSSCAGEWMRHQLLSSVAPATCPVCRAGYLDESVVRFLSATLGEWLRYEDLVHSNGSLSSLLSSTLLQSASEARREREAQEPEEAHERREREEAERGEREEEGGGVLRRRRESVDDLLRLLLPPGHAERQQERQQALLEEDMSVHGFRRCPGCGIAIQRVGSLDDVVCRCGCRFCYACGEPLSSQSFWTLFQHRRGCRNASFALGSPALVRAPHNRASFSYSPSYSSSSAASRETVDASSFVREGGGARGDAPAASASFAASLASLWRGREINGGTLFGRLM, from the exons ATGAAGCTCGCCAGGAGTCAGCAGCGTCCCGGGATCtctggagacgcgggagGTGCGGAAGAGCCTCTGTCGGACCCTCTGAATGGCTTGTCTccctccgtcgcttctcaCCCTGCTTGTGGGCGCTTTGTCTCCGTGAGAGCCCTCCACAAGTCAAGCCGGTCTGCAGGCGGAGGCGCGGACCTCCCCGCgacgtcctcgtcttctgccccAGAGTCGCCTTCCGCCTCCCGGCCACTgtcgcgcctctcttcgGGTGTCGGTACACTGTGTGGTACTCGACGTGGGCAGGACAGCCGCTTTGGCGGCTCCGGTGTTCTTACCAGAGTTAtgtcgctgcttcgctcCTCCGGGCGAATCGCCGCTCGCAAAAGACAGCCACAAAGTACCACGgatctctcgttctctgtcaGGCCTTCTCCTGGCGGCAGTTCAGACTCCGcagaggagggagacacccgtcagaagagcagagaagccgcgGAGGAGTCATCAGAAGTGGGTGGAGGAAGCCGCAGCGTGATGCATTGGAAAACGccggcctcttcctctgtcctggagcgaccttcttctcctaCTTCTTCTTGTACTTCTTTTCcatcctcttctccttcttctccttcttcttccgtcccCTTCGTGTCGTGGCGAGGCCGTCTCAGGAACGCAACGGCGGAGAGGCTGCGAAGTTTGAAGCGTCCCGAGGGCGACGAGGCGCTTGAGACGAGCACGAGCGGATGGAGTTTGAAGTTCAAAACGGCTGCCCCGGAGAGCCGCCaatcttcgctttcttcttctcgggtGGCAGTTGCTCACCAAGTATCTCTGCCCTTCACTGTTCCCTCAGGTGAGGCCTCTACCCGCGGACAGAGGACATGTCCGGGAGGCGACtcggaagcgaagaacgtCGGGGCGAGCTCGTTTCCTGCACCTTctcgagagacgcgcagagaacgcgagaacgaagagagagacgagccGGAAGGTCAGGGTGAAGGATCCGGCGAAGCAGCGACTTCAACCGAAGACGAACGCCTGGGTATCTCCAGAAGGTGTCGTATTGCGCATGCGTCCGCCGATCAAGAGAGGGAAGctggagacagggaaggagagacggacagaggaagagaagacgaggaaggagtcaacagcgaagagagcagtGAAGACGAAAGTCAAGAtgagagtgaagaagacagcaTGCAGGGTCTGCTTAACGAGCGTTGCTCGTTTTCAATTCTTTCGGCGACTCCTTGTCGCTCTTCGGTTCTGTCTTTTGTCGAGTCGTCAGCGTCGCCCGTTGCCCTCGAGGAgggacgcgagagagcagcgcTGATTCCCGCACTCCTTCCGTCagcggaggaaggagacgctgaaAGCTTCAGAAACCGTGGGGGAGACGGAGAATACCGGGAGGCGGCGAACGACAGCTCCGAGAGGCTCCAGAGCCCAAGGGTGCCTCAGACTGACTTTCCGCGTCCAGCGGCTTCTGActtgtcgctctcttcctgcgATCCGCAGAACCCTCTGGCGGCGGAGAATGCCttctgtcgagagagaccTCGCCTGCGTTCGTCCACTGTCGCGTCGACCCCTGAAAACTTTGAGGCGgccgctctctcctccttcgacGAATCGAGCGAGGTTCCGGGAGAAGGCGCTCTGCCGGCGCTCTGTCCGTCGCCGCACGGCTCTCCAGgaccgtcgctctctccagaaccgtcgctctctccagaaccatctcttcctccagaatcgtctcttcctccagaatcgtctcttcctccagaaccgtctcttcctccagaaCCGTCTCTTCCTCAAGAACCGTCGCTCTCTCAAGAGACAGCGGCCGACGTCTCTTCGCCCGTGTTGTCTGCGTCAGCGCCTTTGGCTTCAAGTGCAGAtttgctttctttcctgcGTCCCGAATTCGAAGGGGCTCAGTCGACCGTCTCGCGTCCGGCGCGCGAACTGACTCGGGGGATGCGAGCGTCTCCACGCGCGCCCGGTGTCTTGCCAGAGCCTACACATCCACCGGCTGGAACTGCGGCGGGACTGGGACTGGAGTCTTCGCTCGCCGCGTCGcctgagaggcgagaagctgACTCGGTTCCGCGTCGACgcacaggaaggagagcagTGGTCGTCCACGACGGCCTGAGCTCCGAGCGTcgccagcgaagaagcgtgGAGgtgtcgcgtctcttctccgccatCGGGGACCTCGTGGCAGAGGCccacgaagaaggcgaacgcaGCGTTCGCGaacgaggacagagagaggccgcgCGACGAGCAGATGcaacgcaggagacagagtccACGCAGGGCGAAGCGGAACGCGCACAGGAGACAGATGCAATcgcggagacacgagagacagcagaggccTCCAGTTCGTCGCCTGTTGACCTGGAGGCGGTCCTGACTGTCCTCGCCCCCACAGAGCTCCACAGGGCTGCGGCAGCCGCTGCGGCGCGAGCGCTGGAAGAAGGAGCTGTCGAGCtccccgccttctccgcTCGAGGTCTGTCggggacggagagagacgcagattCGCTCTGGACTGTTTCGCAGAGCGTCGAGATCCTCTGGGCGGCGACCAAAGCCAAGCGCCGCAGAGAATGCGTGCAGCGGGGGTTCTTGAAGAGCCTCGAGGCCGTGCACGAGCCGTTCACTTGCCCAGTTTGCCTCGAGACCTTCATGCCCGCCGAGGCCCAGGGTCGAGGCGCCGGGGAGGAGAGGGgcggggagaagagcagggcGACGGAAGCTGCCAGTGTACAAGATAGGACCGGAACGGCagaagtggaggagaaggaaggaagtACAGAGAGCTCTGTGGACAGAATGGTGGtgaggaacggagaaagtGAGAGACGCGGAGGGGAAGAGGACGCGAGGACGCGGGAAGAGGTGAGGGACGTCGGGGGGTTAGGAGAGACTGTGCAGACCGCGTCCGCTGACGTCTGCATCGCgggcagaggagaggcgcgaagaaacgaggcAGGACGAGACAATGCATGTGAGCGGTTTCTTCAGAGAGGAGCCGTTGAAGTCCACGACGTTTCAGCATGGACAGCTCCAGTCCGGCCGACCCCGAGGCTCAGCTCTGAGGTGGCGAGACACCGGAGCACCGCGACCGCGCGCGAGAGTCTCGAAGAGAGCGTCGGCGGAGAGCCAAGAGTGGATGTCGCGTCGGCGCGCCTCGCGCgaaccgaggagacagggtcCGCCAGAGAAGACGCTGGCGACGAAGCTTCGGTGCCGACCGAACGCCCAGCCGCGAGGCCGCTCCGGAGCACTGGCGCCCTTGCCCCACCGGGCAGCCGGCCAGTTGATCGTCGACGAGTCTCCGTGCAGAGCGTCGCGGCggggagcgaagaaggagaagacgcggagactGCACTGCCCGATATTGTCTCCTTGACCGGACGGTGCCGCCACGAGGTCTGCTCGTCTTGCGCTGGCGAGTGGATGAGGCATCAACTCCTCAGCAGTGTGGCGCCCGCCACG TGCCCGGTGTGTCGCGCGGGATACCTCGACGAGAGCGTCGtgcgcttcctctccgcgaCGCTCGGCGAGTGGCTGCGGTACGAAGACCTCGTTCACTCGAACGgcagcctctcttctctcctctcctccacccTTCTCCAGTCTGCCTCGGAGGCgcggagagaacgcgaggcgcAAGAGCCGGAAGAAGCACACGAacggcgagagcgagaagaagccgagaggggagaacgagaggaggaaggtGGTGGAGTTCTtcgtcgacgcagagagtCGGTGGATGACTTGCTGAGGCTTCTCCTCCCGCCAggccatgcagagagacagcaagagaggcagcagGCCTTGCTCGAGGAGGACATGTCTGTACACGGCTTCCGCAGATGTCCAGGCTGCGGCATCGCCATTCAGCGCGTCGGTTCCCTCGACGATGTCGTTTGCAG GTGCggctgtcgcttctgctACGCATGTGGAGAGCCGCTCTCCTCACAGTCCTTCTGGACTCTGTTCCAACACAGACGCGGGTGCCGGAACGCCTCCTTCGCCCTAGGATCTCCCGCGCTCGTGCGCGCCCCCCACAACCGAGCTTCGTTTTCTTACTCGCCTTCGTattcttcgtcgtcggcgGCGTCTAGGGAGACAGTGGACGCTTCGTCCTTCGtccgagaaggaggaggtgCTCGGGGCgacgcgcctgctgcctcgGCGAGCTTCGCCGCAAGCTTGGCATCGCTCTGGAGAGGCAGGGAGATCAACGGAGGCACTCTATTTGGCAGGTTGATGTGA
- a CDS encoding hypothetical protein (encoded by transcript TGME49_213030) — protein MDGDFGATGGGFGDMADFTSSPGLSLNAPVLSADASSPFSRSPRHEQRQPQLSSGSGGYEDVSSSVYSQNDYGCLNGVRSSPQDDDAFFAEEPPVNDSFLEENDVFAMGRENREVSDGYSPPSLQTGSDATQKRDTSFDDRVGPNAQANGVYGLPQDSPLGEATHEEPPKSAPGQQAPRMASGSVEAEIDEQARQAAEAMQEQLRQEVEGRRREEEALKREQRELAQEELKDFYERRKQMIERRSKANQAKENETPNGFADNREGSWTRVIQLIDADDRVRSRAGSSAGAATSASATASSKDRCKMRELLVELSAQEKPGESN, from the exons ATGGACGGTGACTTCGGCGCAACCGGCGGCGGCTTCGGCGACATGGCCGACTTCACGTCTTCCCCGGGCCTTTCGCTGAACGCTCCAGTGTTGTCTGCTGAcgcctcgtcgcctttctcgcgttcACCGCGCCATGAGCAAAGACAACCGCAGCTAAGTAGCGGGAGCGGCGGGTATGAGGATGTCAGCTCCTCGGTGTATTCGCAGAACGACTACGGCTGCCTGAATGGTGTGCGCAGCTCGCCGCAAGACGACGACGCCTTTTTCGCGGAGGAACCACCTGTCAACGACTCGTTCCTCGAGGAGAACGACGTGTTTGCCATGGGCcgggagaacagagaagtaAGCGACGGGTATTCGccgccgtctctgcagacaggGAGCGatgcgacgcagaagagagacacgagctTCGACGACCGCGTCGGCCCCAACGCTCAGGCCAACGGTGTGTACGGCCTGCCGCAGGACAGCCCTCTGGGGGAAGCCACTCACGAAGAGCCTCCAAAGAGCGCGCCCGGCCAGCAGGCGCCAAGGATGGCCAGTGGAAGCGTCGAGGCAGAGATCGACGAGCAAGCACGCCAAGCGGCAGAGGCGATGCAGGAGCAACTGAGGCAGGAGGTCGAAGgccggaggcgagaggaggaagcgctCAAGCGTGAACAGCGAGAACTTGCACAGGAAGAACTCAAGGACTTCTACGAGCGCAGAAAGCAAATGATtgagcgaagaagcaaggcCAATCA ggcgaaggagaacgagactCCCAACGGTTTCGCGGACAACCGTGAGGGCAGCTGGACGCGCGTGATTCAGCTGATCGACGCAGATGACAGGGTTCGCTCGCGGGCAGGCAGCAGCGCTGGAGCTGCGACTTCTGCAAGTGCAACTGCTTCTTCCAAGGATCGGTGTAAAATGAGGGAGCTGCTCGTCGAGTTGAGCGCCCAAGAGAAGCCTGGAGAGTCCAACTGA
- a CDS encoding hypothetical protein (encoded by transcript TGME49_213040) produces MASLQLPVGLSHSSLAHPAVDQQLLRTELPPAAMLPSGVLTPQRRATLPASRQGSERWTSTVVYPSSSAQQTSSAQTHASSLPSYSSSFPFVFPPPVGPNPGLSAEPDASAHGCRPAVPAAPGSAAYMTSALSCVSSLPPGAVPTVSAPAFPYVVCPDGSRAPSLSRVVPIILTSPLRRKKLTTAVTRRESSHGEEATASAAKGPTPSLSSGQGRGGAAYAVSRDRTRAASAGYSGRTQGENGEGASPSRQNIVREFSSPLPSDRSPLRAASLDRFGGVQPPSSLFFVSPSAVTAERPRRAAGDGEHSARADHTETERSMVFLSSPFHRSLPSSRNSHIRSSHTRGGSGEASFAGVAPVHDPEGSLHSHSAPPSRLVAGLHISSHLSSSSSSLTGGTSSLQHPGAAAASAASFSSVLGRSEEAPAGPASMHSSFSSARALARPAAPAFLSPQKFDASLPPRSSALLSSSGGLALVVSENQKSDFAEIAPNRWAWGVRLGERAWEAYRHQMALTSHFAVTSDEVARTLLQGKYPESLQTLVSASKYNEDRREEAPQRQAREEGGARERASPRRRGQRDGGLEGVERQQARSRRRSSSEEDRALEDKLQEISDEDSLPSQGRPGRPTPVFPGLSSVSRKGSPDENAVEEGGFLDAALSSSDEEDERRTRAPGAHAPEGDENIQADEAANQVAVERKETRWSVENLRDAAAAASQRLDVHLTMAPQLGAPVQPPLRDVVARTPLSLGAPHKARSRPSVQLRLDREAKATHRSSQERTSEGHVGSRREEAASPSSHPTVASPHASGVPRSSSEAPLCEPASCRRPRGREDDHSLRRHFPATPQSRRSHVPHAGTAEKLPSSHISAFPRPLPLLGRGAQVSLPPPTSISSPSSRRRVPAGGLDEAAPRVTTAERTRDDEREARFSGRVEGEENLRDETYSAGGEEDGDGRREETASPESAKNAPALRTRKSGTVFGKRARPTLSTPHLPETERRRASDPGSLSDTGVSTPHDRLLSPRARPRRRSDGSLEGHRGARRKSTLLRALGEDREWGDLRTVERLQAASPSSALRAVLRSEREKKTVAFVEEEVGERRKDERGQREEEEGRRQEKRQEDRQEDDQAREDAMPSGDILEALARQRRDAEDSDELQSVSSGTSLEDYLARRNPFRVSADSEEKRRRHREPDSTLPDPHLSASRVDKAPSPSDAPSYSSPTSAIAERQLGDDAFSSPLEFEGPGDFSGDFFDAEPANGEGEDRQEAPGNSLQLAVGDEAAGRDVGCGPSPPGGALTQDAATPARLQLALPSDSSLHLRPPSPRTPLASAGAVASGEVLERPLVLPPAVASVQRGIQTSLPSSPETRASRRGRGDHGRRFGRPASARLPVVTVGARLVEEPISSTLEKQGSEGEEEGICGVDSASPFREGGGAFAASPARSEVGSKQRRYPLRQRLPALKPWLGEYARYGYKDGEWGLVGVSRCVNQDALRTVARDVTVDGVLGAVGGREEKKRQKMLRNGRLLELAVDERQQMHRHGRPFKLADAGEEEGEGVERSGGEATGEEGVLVLPVRDAGEKKSSRRKRVRKRRREPPERQEEERGKRERRHRDEGRREEVGEREERRRGRRSSGEPERTRTSSEPAQDKAGGEAQGKGDSREEDREKKSNKKRHSKSQAEEKVSSDERETELQRGRGRGQGERTENTRTSDLTSTTYEEGQDGTRRLFTYKAVTLPSEWVWMNANAEGTLKTALLSRCGANSHTLLLRLAPGETKPPIDSGEFVHYGVVTMGSGLRVRVGEKEAVLDAEGVFFIPHHTVWSLFNASRNGEHIDVYLTFWKVQ; encoded by the exons ATGGCCTCTCTTCAGCTGCCTGTCGGTCTCTCGCACTCATCGCTGGCGCATCCGGCCGTCGaccagcagcttctgcgCACGGAATTGCCGCCTGCTGCTATGCTGCCTTCGGGTGTATTGACACCCCAGCGGAGAGCCACGCTGCCTGCTTCGCGACAAGGCAGCGAACGCTGGACTTCCACCGTTGTTTATCCATCATCTTCCGCTCAGCAGACTTCGTCCGCACAAACGCACGcgtcttcccttccttcttactcctcgtcgtttcctttcgTTTTCCCGCCACCTGTTGGGCCGAACCCCGGTCTCTCCGCAGAACCTGACGCATCTGCGCACGGGTGTCGGCCTGCGGTGCCGGCGGCTCCCGGAAGTGCGGCGTACATGACCTCTGCACTTTCGTGTGTGTCTTCGCTGCCGCCGGGTGCGGTGCCGACTGTCTCGGCACCTGCTTTTCCGTATGTCGTGTGTCCGGACGGGTCTCGCGCACCGAGCTTGTCTCGCGTCGTTCCCATAATTTTGACGAGTCCGCTGcgcaggaagaagctgaCAACTGCGGTCACGCGCCGGGAGTCCTCACacggagaggaggcgacTGCTTCCGCAGCGAAAGGTCCAACACCCTCCCTGTCCAGCGGCCAAGGCCGAGGCGGTGCCGCTTACGCGGTCTCTCGGGACCGCACCcgcgcggcgtctgcgggGTACAGCGGTCGCACTCAAGGCGAGAACGGGGAGGGTGCGTCTCCGAGTCGGCAAAACATTGTGAGAgagttctcctctcccctccctTCAGACAGGTCTCCACTAAGGGCCGCTTCCCTCGACAGGTTCGGCGGTGTGCAGCCGCCCTCCTCGCTGTTTtttgtctcgccttctgctgtTACAGCCGAGAGACCCCGCCGGGCGGCCGGAGACGGGGAACACAGTGCGCGTGCAGACCACACCGAGACCGAGAGAAGCatggtcttcctctcgagcCCCTTCCACCGGTCGCTGCCGTCTTCGCGAAATAGCCACATTCGGAGTTCGCACACCCGCGGAGGCAGCGGCGAGGCGTCTTTTGCCGGAGTAGCTCCTGTCCACGACCCTGAAGGGTCTCTCCACTCGCATTCTGCTCCGCCTTCGCGCCTCGTTGCGGGACTGCATATCTCTTCCCACCTCTCGTCttcgagttcttctctcaccgGCGGGAcctcgtctctccagcaCCCAGGGGCGGCCGCGGCATCTGCGGCTTCCTTCTCGAGTGTTTTGGGGAGgagcgaggaggcgcctGCCGGGCCGGCGTCTATGcactcgtccttctcttccgctcGCGCTCTCGCGCGACCGGCGGCTCCCGCCTTTCTGTCGCCCCAGAAGTTCGATGCATCCTTGCCACCCCGCTCATCTGcgcttctttcgtcttccggAGGTTTGGCGCTCGTCGTCAGCGAAAATCAGAAGAGCGACTTTGCGGAGATTGCCCCCAACCGATGGGCGTGGGGCGTGCGACTGGGGGAGCGCGCCTGGGAGGCGTATAGACACCAGATGGCCCTCACGTCTCACTTTGCCGTCACGAGCGACGAGGTGGCGCGCACCCTGCTCCAGGGGAAGTACCCTGAGAGCCTGCAAACGCTCGTCTCGGCCTCGAAGTATAACGAAGACCGccgcgaggaggcgccgcagagacaggcccgagaagaaggcggcgccCGGGAGAGGGCGAGCCCGAGGCGACGAGGGCAGCGGGACGGAGGACTGGAAGGCGTAGAGCGACAGCAAGCGAGGTCGCGACGCAGGTCTTCTTCTGAAGAGGACCGGGCACTCGAAGACAAACTCCAAGAGATCTCCGATGAAGACTCTTTACCCTCCCAAGGCCGCCCCGGCCGCCCCACCCCGGTCTTCCCGGGACTCTCGTCTGTGTCGCGCAAAGGTTCCCCAGACGAAAACGCcgtcgaagaaggcggctTCCTCGATGCAGCGCTCAGCTCTtcggacgaagaagacgagagaaggacgcgagcGCCCGGAGCACATGCTCCAGAAGGAGATGAAAACATTCAGGCGGACGAAGCAGCGAACCAAGTCGCTGTTGAGCGGAAAGAAACCCGCTGGTCTGTGGAAAACCTGCGAGACGCAGCCGCCGCTGCGAGCCAGCGCCTCGATGTCCACCTC ACGATGGCTCCCCAACTGGGAGCACCCGTTCAACCTCCGCTTCGCGACGTCGTCGCTCGAACGCCTTTGTCTCTGGGGGCGCCGCACAAAGCCCGCAGTCGCCCCTCTGTGCAGCTGAGACTCGACCGGGAGGCGAAGGCCACACATCGCTCTTCTCAAGAGAGAACCAGCGAAG GCCATGTGGGGtcgcggcgagaagaggctGCGTCCCCGTCGTCTCACCCCACGGTTGCTTCGCCTCACGCCTCGGGGgtccctcgctcttcttcggagGCGCCTCTGTGCGAGCCCGCGTCTTGTCGGCGCCCCAGAGGGCGAGAGGACGACCACTCATTGAGGAGACACTTCCCGGCCACCCCACAGTCGCGGCGCTCTCACGTCCCGCATGCAGGAACTGCGGAAAAGCTCCCGAGCTCGCATATCTCTGCCTTTCCGCGTCCGTTGCCGCTCCTGGGCAGAGGAGCCCAGGTGTCTCTTCCGCCCCCCACCAGcatctcctctccctctAGCCGTCGGCGAGTGCCTGCAGGAGGCTTGGACGAGGCTGCGCCTCGCGTCACAACCGCAGAAAGGACAAGAGACgacgagcgagaagcgcgTTTCTCGGGTCGTGttgaaggcgaggagaactTGCGGGATGAGACATATTCGgcagggggagaagaggacgggGACGGAcgacgagaggagactgcCTCTCCGGAGAGCGCCAAGAATGCTCCCGCTTTGCGGACGCGGAAAAGCGGAACTGTTTTCGGCAAACGGGCAAGGCCAACTCTCTCGACTCCTCACCTCCCGGAAACCGAACGGCGGCGGGCGAGTGACCCTGGGAGTCTCTCCGACACGGGTGTCTCCACCCCACACGACCGCCTGCTGTCGCCTCGCGCGCGGcccaggcgaagaagcgacgggaGCCTCGAGGGCCACAGAGGTGCGAGGAGGAAGTCGACACTCCTGCGGGCTCTaggcgaagacagagaatgGGGAGACCTGAGAACCGTGGAGAGACTTCAGGCTGCGTCGCCCTCCAGCGCGCTGCGTGCAGTCCTGCGatcggagagagagaagaagaccgtCGCATTTGTCGAGGAGGAAGTaggcgagaggcgaaaagacgagaggggacagagagaagaggaagagggacggagacaagagaagagacaagaggacaGGCAAGAAGACGACCAAGCCCGAGAAGACGCGATGCCTTCTGGAGACATCCTCGAAGCGCTGGCGCGTCaacgaagagacgcagaagataGCGATGAGTTGCAAAGTGTCTCAAGTGGAACTTCTCTGGAGGATTACCTCGCTCGCAGGAACCCCTTCCGCGTCtcagcagacagcgaagaaaaacgacgcagACATCGCGAGCCGGACTCGACTCTCCCTGATCCACATCTCAGTGCGTCTCGAGTCGACAAAGCTCCTTCCCCGTCGGATGCTCCCTCTTATTCTTCGCCGACGTCTGCGATTGCTGAGCGGCAGTTGGGAGACGAcgccttttcgtctcctcttgaGTTTGAGGGCCCAGGCGACTTTTCCGGGGATTTTTTCGATGCAGAGCCTGCGAacggcgagggagaggaTAGGCAGGAAGCTCCGGGGAACTCGTTGCAGCTTGCCGTCGGTGACGAGGCTGCGGGGAGAGATGTGGGCTGTgggccttcgcctccaggTGGCGCCCTCACGCAGGATGCCGCGACTCCGGCGCGTCTCCAGTTGGCACTGCCGAgcgactcttctcttcacctgcGTCCTCCGTCTCCACGCACGCCTCTGGCGTCTGCAGGCGCAGTGGCTTCGGGCGAGGTCCTGGAGCGCCCATTGGTGTTGCCCCCTGCAGTCGCGTCTGTGCAGCGCGGCATCCAAacttcgctgccttcttcgccagaGACGCGCGCCTCTCGGCGGGGGCGCGGCGACCACGGCCGGCGCTTCGGGCGACCTGCGTCTGCGCGTTTGCCGGTGGTCACAGTTGGCGCGCGTCTCGTCGAGGAGCCGATCTCTTCGACGCTGGAGAAGCAAGGTTccgagggcgaggaagagggcaTCTGTGGGGTCGActcggcgtctccgtttcgcgAAGGTGGAGGGGCCTTCGCGGCCTCCCCGGCGCGGTCGGAGGTCGGCAGCAAGCAGAGGAGATATCCCTTGAGACAGCGCCTGCCTGCCCTGAAGCCCTGGCTGGGCGAGTACGCGCGGTACGGGTACAAAGACGGCGAGTGGGGTCTGGTGGGCGTCTCTCGGTGCGTCAACCAAGACGCCTTGAGGACCGTCGCGAGAGACGTAACAGTTGACGGTGTCTTGGGGGCCGTCGGCggccgagaggagaagaaacgacagaaaatGCTGCGAAACGGAAGGTTGCTCGAACTCGCTGTCGACGAAAGACAGCAGATGCACCGACACGGACGACCCTTCAAACTGGCCGacgccggagaagaagaaggagagggggTCGAACGCAGCGGGGGGGAAGCAactggcgaagaaggcgtttTGGTACTGCCGGTGCGAGAcgccggagagaagaagagcagtcGGCGCAAGAGGgtgcgaaagagaagacgcgagccaccggagagacaagaggaggagaggggaaagcgagagcgacgccaCAGAGACGAGGGCCGACGAGAGGAGgtgggggagagagaagaaaggagacgcgggCGGAGGAGCAGTGGAGAGCCGGAGCGAACACGCACAAGCAGTGAGCCTGCACAGGACAAGGCCGGAGGCGAGGCACAGGGGAAAGGGGACTCCCGAGAAGAagatagagagaagaagagcaacaagaagagacatTCGAAGAGCCAGGCGGAGGAAAAGGTCTCAAgtgacgagagagagactgaacTTCAGAGAGGACGTGGTAGAGgccaaggagagagaacagaaaacacCCGAACATCCGATCTGACCAGCACCACCTACGAAGAAGGTCAAGACGGAACCCGCAGACTCTTCACCTACA agGCCGTTACCCTCCCCAGCGAGTGGGTGTGGATGAACGCGAACGCGGAAGGAACGCTCAAG ACGGCTCTTCTAAGTCGGTGCGGAGCCAACAGCCATACgctcctccttcgtctcgcgcctggagagacaaagccgCCTATCGACAGCGGGGAGTTCGTCCAT TACGGCGTGGTCACGATGGGGAGCGGCCTGCGGGtgagagtcggagagaaagaagctgtCCTGGACGCGGAGGGAGTTTTCTTCATTCCACACCACACGGTTTGGAGTCTCTTCAACGCCAGCAG AAATGGCGAACACATCGACGTATATCTTACTTTCTGGAAAGTACAGTAA